One stretch of Schlesneria sp. DSM 10557 DNA includes these proteins:
- a CDS encoding DNA topoisomerase I, translating to MFQILTSRILQPLLKPLTRFFLGFIAIPTFRLLMRKVVRVQEINEELEKDLEQWFRGALLLLVATDNMEGALFGWVSESARSSPYFMAGRLLLAIGVIEGMPDQSLFALIHPGPQKPVIQKGNVIGSLINYIPKLIKGLACQHLNRATPVFAILSVLHSGTLGWVCYSLAIAQYLLIGLVTSKDKALDVLSKFDEAVERQRNEILHEMQHPPADGSKATQPRLPPPNSDIDLLM from the coding sequence GTGTTTCAGATCCTGACCAGCCGGATACTTCAGCCCCTATTGAAGCCGCTGACCCGTTTTTTTCTGGGTTTCATCGCCATTCCGACCTTCCGTCTGTTGATGAGAAAGGTGGTGCGAGTCCAGGAGATCAACGAAGAACTGGAGAAGGATCTGGAACAATGGTTTCGTGGCGCGCTGCTGCTGCTGGTTGCAACCGACAACATGGAAGGGGCGTTGTTCGGCTGGGTCTCGGAATCGGCCAGATCGAGTCCCTATTTCATGGCAGGCCGCCTGTTGCTCGCCATCGGGGTCATCGAAGGAATGCCCGACCAGTCGCTGTTTGCGTTGATTCACCCCGGCCCACAGAAGCCGGTGATCCAGAAGGGAAACGTGATCGGCAGTTTGATTAACTATATCCCGAAGCTGATCAAGGGGCTCGCGTGTCAGCACCTCAATCGCGCGACCCCTGTGTTTGCTATCCTCTCAGTCCTCCATTCGGGAACACTGGGATGGGTCTGTTACAGTCTGGCGATCGCGCAGTATCTGCTGATTGGGCTGGTGACATCAAAAGATAAGGCGCTGGACGTCCTCTCGAAGTTTGACGAAGCAGTCGAACGGCAGCGGAACGAAATTCTCCATGAGATGCAGCATCCGCCCGCCGACGGATCGAAAGCAACTCAGCCTCGCTTGCCCCCCCCGAATTCCGATATCGATTTACTCATGTAG
- a CDS encoding MBL fold metallo-hydrolase, translating into MPFQSERELILLGTGTSHGVPVIGCHCEVCESTDPRNHRTRTGVAVRTPEGTFLIDTSPELRLQLLREKIDLIHSVIYTHSHADHLFGLDDLRLFGYRLEHAVQLYCEENVESQIRASFSYAFAPHDPELHFGAIPLLEFRRIGLSPFEVLGQQIQPIRLIHGRLPVLGFRIGDVAFCTDVSHIPDESWPLLEGLDVLIIDALREQPHATHFGIPQALAAVERVKPKRTYLTHVSHYLDYATTNARLPPGVELSYDSLRIPY; encoded by the coding sequence ATGCCCTTCCAGTCAGAACGAGAACTGATATTGCTGGGGACCGGGACCAGCCATGGCGTTCCGGTGATCGGTTGTCACTGCGAAGTCTGTGAATCGACCGATCCACGAAATCACCGCACGCGAACCGGCGTCGCCGTCCGCACCCCCGAGGGAACATTCCTGATCGATACCTCTCCAGAATTGAGGCTGCAACTGCTGCGAGAGAAGATTGACCTGATTCACTCGGTCATTTACACGCACTCTCACGCCGACCATCTGTTTGGCCTGGATGACCTGAGGTTGTTTGGCTACCGACTCGAGCACGCGGTGCAGCTTTACTGCGAAGAGAATGTTGAGAGTCAGATTCGGGCTTCATTCTCGTACGCGTTTGCTCCACACGATCCCGAACTGCACTTCGGGGCGATTCCACTGTTGGAATTTCGTCGCATCGGGTTGTCCCCCTTCGAAGTGCTCGGCCAGCAGATTCAGCCTATCCGCCTGATTCATGGACGGCTGCCGGTTCTGGGTTTTCGAATTGGCGACGTCGCGTTCTGCACCGATGTCAGTCACATTCCGGACGAGAGCTGGCCACTGCTGGAGGGCCTCGACGTGCTGATCATTGACGCTCTTCGCGAACAGCCGCACGCGACGCACTTTGGCATCCCGCAAGCGCTCGCAGCCGTAGAACGAGTCAAACCGAAACGAACTTACCTGACGCATGTGTCGCATTACCTCGACTATGCGACGACGAATGCTCGTCTTCCGCCAGGTGTTGAGCTGTCCTATGATTCGTTACGGATTCCGTACTGA
- a CDS encoding FAD:protein FMN transferase, with translation MSDSTSNRRDFLTGRSALTQVEAAGNRLAEELVQRPVPSRGPTMMLRTTAMACDFDVIVNPDGPGSQLEAASDALDLVHVLEQQLSIYREDSELSCLNRNAFPNPTTVEPELFDLLERARLLSAQTGGAFDPAAGALVKLWSNCRKKDRIPLQSEIDEVLAAGGVARVAFDYSKRQIAFERAGIEFNLGAIGKGYAVDKAGEYLLNKGVSNWLIHGGRSSILAHGVHSRCEGWPVGLRNPLLPDKPFATLMLCDEALATSGTAVQWFRHGGRRYGHILDPRTGWPVESLLSVSVIARDSATADALSTAFFVLGVEKSLAYCDNLSDSVGAIFFPIPKQGQMLQPVLHNVAAEKWFPA, from the coding sequence GTGAGTGATTCGACGTCCAACCGTCGTGACTTCTTGACGGGGCGGTCTGCTCTCACGCAAGTGGAAGCAGCGGGCAATCGTCTGGCGGAGGAACTGGTGCAGCGACCAGTCCCGTCGCGCGGACCGACGATGATGCTGCGCACCACCGCGATGGCGTGCGACTTCGACGTGATCGTTAATCCTGATGGTCCGGGTTCGCAACTCGAGGCGGCGTCGGACGCTCTGGATCTGGTTCATGTGTTGGAACAACAGCTCTCGATTTATCGGGAAGACAGCGAGCTGAGTTGTCTCAACCGGAATGCGTTCCCGAATCCCACCACGGTTGAGCCAGAATTGTTCGACCTGCTGGAAAGGGCGAGGTTATTGTCTGCACAGACGGGGGGAGCATTCGATCCCGCCGCAGGCGCGCTCGTGAAATTGTGGAGCAACTGCCGCAAGAAGGATCGAATCCCGCTGCAGTCCGAAATCGACGAGGTGCTTGCTGCCGGGGGGGTGGCTCGCGTCGCCTTCGATTATTCGAAGCGGCAGATTGCATTTGAGCGGGCCGGAATCGAATTCAATCTGGGGGCGATTGGAAAAGGCTACGCCGTCGACAAAGCGGGTGAATACTTGCTCAACAAAGGGGTTTCAAACTGGCTGATCCACGGTGGGAGAAGCAGTATTCTGGCACATGGTGTTCACTCCCGTTGCGAAGGGTGGCCTGTGGGTCTGAGGAATCCTCTTCTGCCAGATAAGCCATTTGCCACATTGATGTTATGTGATGAGGCGTTGGCCACGAGCGGCACCGCCGTACAATGGTTCCGCCATGGAGGAAGACGTTATGGACATATTCTGGACCCGAGAACGGGTTGGCCCGTTGAATCGCTGCTATCGGTCAGCGTGATTGCGCGGGACTCTGCCACAGCCGACGCCCTCTCCACGGCTTTTTTCGTGCTGGGAGTCGAAAAGAGTCTGGCGTATTGTGATAATCTATCCGATTCTGTGGGCGCAATCTTTTTCCCGATCCCGAAACAGGGGCAGATGCTGCAACCAGTTCTGCATAATGTGGCTGCTGAAAAATGGTTTCCGGCGTGA